Below is a genomic region from Candidatus Sulfotelmatobacter sp..
CCAGCGCCAGCCGATCCCGCTAGTGCGGTGGTGGCAACAGGATGGGTTGGGGCAGAATGGGGGCGAGAAGCGACCCGCTGGCGACATGCAGGGTCAGTCCCTGCACGTCCTGCACCATCACCAATCTTCGGAGCATGACCCTCGTCAAGACGTGCCGAACTTGGCCCGTCGCGACTCCGCCAGTCGTAGGCGAACGTCCTCGGCACCGAGCGCCTGTTGCAAGCCCTGCAGGCCGGCCTGAAGCTCTGGCCATGCATCGTTCCTGCGTCCGAGCGCGAGCAGGCAGGCGCCGAGCGCGCTCCTGGCCTCGGCGATCCGCCAGTGATCGGGGGGCATCGTCCGCCCCAGTGAGCCGAGCGCCTGAGTCAGCAGTGACTCGGCCTCGGCTGGGTGTCCGGCGCGAGTGAGCGACTCCCCCAAGACGAGCCGCCCGCGGGCCACTCGACCATCGTCGCCGGGCAAGGTCGTCTCGATCGGCTGGAGCGCGTCACGCGCGAGAAGCACGGCGCGCTCTGCATCGCCACGGTCGAACGCCAGCTCGGCCTGGGCCATCTCGACCGCCGCTTTCTCGCGCTCGGGGGCGGGACCAAAAACGCGTCTGCGGATCGCGAGCGCCGCGCCCAGACAGGAGTCCGCGCCCGCGAAGTCGCCAAGGTCGCGCCGGGTGGAGCCCAGGGTCACGAGCGTGGTCGCGACGAACTCGTGTGACGGTCCGACCAGGCGCACGAACAGCGCCAGGGCGTGGAAAAGGAGCGGCTCGGCCTCGGCATCGCGTCCGCCCTCCCTAACGGCGTTGCCGAGGTTGTGATAGGCACGCGCCACCGCCGGGTGATTCTCGCCATACAGCTGCCGATACATGTCGAGCGCCTCGCCGAACGTGCTCTCGGCCGCCGCCGCGCGGCCGCGCACCATCTGGATCCCGCCCAGGTTGTTGAGGGCTCCGGCCAGATCGCTGTTGGGCGGGTGAACGGTCCGGCGCTCGATCAGCAGCGCTCCACGAAAGCAGTCCTCGGCTTCGGCGGCGTCACCGCGGCTGTAGCGGACGTAGCCGAGCATGCCGAGGTCGGACGCCAGCTTGGGATCATCGGGCTGGAGGGTCTCGCGGTGGATGGCCAGCGCCTCGCGCAGGAGCGACTCGGCCGCGGCGAACTGGCCCATCGCCCGGAGCGGAATCGCCAGGGCATTCATGCTCGTCGCGACCTCGGCGCTACGCTCCCCGTACCGGCGGCGACGAAGCTCGAGCGCCTCGCGCGCGTAGCGTGCCGACGCGGGCATGTCGCGGCGGTCGTGGGCAATGTCCGACAGGAGGGCAAGGGTGTTCGCGAGGGCCTCGTCGTCCGCGCCCTTCAGCGAGAGCTGAATCGCGAGCGCCGATTCGGCCAGGGCCTCGCTTCGCGGATAGTCGGCGAGCGACAGATAGACCTTGCCGAGCGTCACCAGTAGCCGGGCGCGCACGGCCGGCCGATCATGCAGTTCCGTGTCGAGTCGCCGCGCTCCTCGGTCGAGCAGCTGGCGCGCGGTCAGGCCGAGGCCGCGCGCCGTGTCGGGATCCGCGCCCTCGAAGAGGCCACTCAGGAAGTCGGCCGTCTCATGTGCAACGGCCGCCTCGTTCTGCTCCCGGCGCTGAGCGGCGATGGCGAGGTTGCGCTCAACGGCGAGCCGTCTGGACTGTGCGGCCAGAGCGATCATGAATCCGATTGCCACCATGACGGCGGCGGTCCCAATCGTCACGCCGGCCCGGTGCCTGCGGACGAATTTCTCCGACCGGTAACGCCAGGTGTCGGGGCGCGCGAGGACCGGCAGACCTTCGAGATGACGCCGCACGTCCGACGCGAGCTGCTCGACCGAAGCATAGCGACGGTCGGGCTCACGCCGCAGCGCCATGAGCGCGATGTTGTCGAGGTCGCCGGTCACCTCGCGGCGCAGCCGGGTCGCGGTGGTCCCGCGCGCCCGTGCGACCTCCGTGGCGGCGGCGGGCGACTCCCCGGGATTCGAGAGGCGAGCGCTGGGCCGCTGGGGGTCGCCTTCGCTCTGCGCGCGACGGATATCGACCGGTGAGACGTCGTCGCCCGACGAGCCGAACGGCCGCGCCCCGCACAGCAGCTCGTACAAGATCACGCCGAGCGCGTATACGTCTGAGCGCGTGTCCACCGGCGCGTCGATGGCCCCGCACTGCTCGGGGCTCATGTAGCTCGGCGTCCCGACGAGGAAGCCGGGACGGGTCAACGTCGCGCCGGCCGCCGGGCCCAGCACTTTGGCGATGCCGAAGTCGATCACCTTGAGCAACGGTCCCGACGCCGAACCGGCCACCAGCACGTTTGACGGCTTCAAGTCACGGTGGATGACGCCCTTCTGGTGCGCGTGCCGGATCGCGTCGCAGAGCTGGAGGAAGAGTGTGAGCCGGGCGCGGATGTCGAGGCCTTGCTCATCGCAATACGTGGTGAGCGGAACGCCCGGCACCCGCTCCATCGAGAACCAGAGCTGACCGGACTCGTCGGCGCCAGCGTCGAAAACGCTGGCGATGTTTGGATGGTTCATGATCGCGAGCGCCTGTCGCTCGGCGTCGAAGCGCGAGATCACCCACTCGGGCGCGTACCCGCCGCGGACCACCTTGAGCGCCACCTCACGGCGGATGGGCTCCTGCTGCTCGGCGTGATAGACGATGCCCATGCCGCCTTCACCCAGGACCCCGAGCAGCCGGTAGGGTCCGATGCGTTCGGGCATGGCCGACTCGCGCCTCTCGCCGGGGATGAGCTCTTCGAGACCCGCGACCGCGCCCGTTTCGAGGATCGCCGCCGCATGGTCTCCAGCCTCGAGCAGCGATTCGACCTCACGGCGCAAGGCCTCATCACGCGTGCCGAGATCGGCGAGAAATCGAGCGCGCTCGGTGGGCCCCAGCCGGCCGGCCCGCAGGAGGGCCTCTTTCACCTCACGGAATCGGCCGGCGTTCATCGGCACGCCGGGATCCCCGGGCCGGCTCATGACGGGGCTTCACCGCGGATCTCGCGACTCAGCCACGCGCGCGCGATGGCCCAGTCGTCATCCACCGTGCGCGGTGAGAGGCCCAGCGCGTCCGCGGTCTCGCGGACCGTCATCCCCGAGAACAGGCGCATCTCCGCGACCTGCGCGGCGCGGCCGTCGAGCATGCCGAGCCGCTCGAGCGCCTCGTCCAGCTCGATGACCTGGAACTCCCGCGCGGCTGCCGGATCGCCGGAGGCCGTCTCGCTGCCGTCGGCGATGGTCACGCGCTGCCAGCCGGCGCCGCGCTTGAGGGCCCTCGCCGCCCGCGCGTGGTCGATGAGGATGTTGCGCATGGCGCGCGCGGCGATCGCCAGGAAGTGCGCGCGATCCTTGGGGCGCAGCGAGGTCTGGTCCACCAGCCGCAGGTAGGCCTCGTGCACCAGTCCGGTGGGCTGGAGCGTGTGTCCACTGCGCTCACGGGCCAGCAGACCCGAGGCCAGGCGGCGCAGCTCGGGGTAGACCAGCTCGAAGATCCGGGCACGCCTCGAGGTGCCGTCGGCAGCGTCGCGACCCAGCTCGTGAAGGAGCCGCGTGATTTCGCGGCGGGGAGTGGGGGCGGAAGAGGTCACAGGATGCCTCCGGGGGCTCGAAGGAATCCTTGGGATAGTACCACGGGCTGGCCGGCGCCGATCGGCGCCAGCCATAACGCGGTCGACTGAACCGGCCCGCGTGACTATCGAGGGTGCACACGCCCGCCGCCCGATCCGTCAATGGAGGACCAGAACCCGCTGCGTTGCCCCGAACCCGGGAGCCGAAAGCCGTGCGAAATAGATTCCCGCGGGTACCGGCGCCCCCGTTCCGTCGCTCAGGTTCCAGCTCGTCAAGTGGCGACCGGGATCGACAGAACCCGAGAAGAGGGTCCTGACTCGGCGTCCTCGCACGTCGAAGATCGCGAGCGTCGCGGGACCACCGCTGGCAGGAATGTCGAAGCGAATGTGGGTCGCGCTCGAGGCGGGCGTCGGCACCGGCGGATAGAGGGCGAACGACACCGGGGTCGAAGCAGTCTCTCCGACGCCGACCGGGGATTGACATGCGTCGCCGACTCCGTCGAGGTCCGTGTCTTCCTGATCCGGGTTGGAGACGCTCGGGCAGTTGTCGCACACGTCCGGCCAGCCGTCGCTGTCCGAGTCCACCCCGCCCTCGACCGAGGGAGTCGTGCCGCTCGTGGTCATCAGTGCGACCGATTCGCCGTTCTGACCGTCGCGACCGCGACCGCCGGGACCGCCCATTCCCCCGTCTCCACCATGCCCACCGCCGCCGATCTCGCTGGTCTGGGAGCCGCCGGGTCTTCCGAGGCCCCCCGAGCCTGCGGGGCCGCCGGCTGCGCCCAGCCCACCGATTCCCGCGCTTCCGGGTGTCAGCGTGCAGCACTCGAAGATGCCGTTCGCCCCGTTCGCCACCAGGTAGACCGCGTACGCGGAACCGCCGCCAAGCCCGCCGGTCCCACCACCACCACCGCCGCCGCCGCCGCCACCGCCGCCGCCGCCCGAGCCGGCGCCGTCGGTGCAGAACGTGCCCGTCTGCCCACCACCGCCCCCACCACCGCCGCCCCCACCGCCGCCGCTGCCATCTCCTCCGCTTTCCTGATCGTGTGGAACGAAGAAGGCACCGCGCTGCGTCAAATCGATCGGGCGACGGTCTCCCGGAGGGAAGGTAGTGCCAGGAGCCCCAGGGACACCGAACTGTCCGGCCGCTCCGATGGAGCCTCCCGCGCAGCTCGCCCCCACGCTTCCGGGCCCGCCACCCGGGCCGCCCGCGGCGCCCCCACCTCCGTTACCTCCCGCCCCACCCTGGGCACCTGAGAAGTAGGGATTCGCGCCACCTGAGCCTCCGGCACCACCACTCCCGCCGGCCCTCGCCCCGGGCCCGGGCCCTGGATTCCCGGCATCCCCCGCTCCGCAGCCATTGCAGGTGGAGCACACGGCGGGCCCGAGGGTGACGGAGTTGGACGCCCCCGG
It encodes:
- a CDS encoding serine/threonine-protein kinase, translating into MSRPGDPGVPMNAGRFREVKEALLRAGRLGPTERARFLADLGTRDEALRREVESLLEAGDHAAAILETGAVAGLEELIPGERRESAMPERIGPYRLLGVLGEGGMGIVYHAEQQEPIRREVALKVVRGGYAPEWVISRFDAERQALAIMNHPNIASVFDAGADESGQLWFSMERVPGVPLTTYCDEQGLDIRARLTLFLQLCDAIRHAHQKGVIHRDLKPSNVLVAGSASGPLLKVIDFGIAKVLGPAAGATLTRPGFLVGTPSYMSPEQCGAIDAPVDTRSDVYALGVILYELLCGARPFGSSGDDVSPVDIRRAQSEGDPQRPSARLSNPGESPAAATEVARARGTTATRLRREVTGDLDNIALMALRREPDRRYASVEQLASDVRRHLEGLPVLARPDTWRYRSEKFVRRHRAGVTIGTAAVMVAIGFMIALAAQSRRLAVERNLAIAAQRREQNEAAVAHETADFLSGLFEGADPDTARGLGLTARQLLDRGARRLDTELHDRPAVRARLLVTLGKVYLSLADYPRSEALAESALAIQLSLKGADDEALANTLALLSDIAHDRRDMPASARYAREALELRRRRYGERSAEVATSMNALAIPLRAMGQFAAAESLLREALAIHRETLQPDDPKLASDLGMLGYVRYSRGDAAEAEDCFRGALLIERRTVHPPNSDLAGALNNLGGIQMVRGRAAAAESTFGEALDMYRQLYGENHPAVARAYHNLGNAVREGGRDAEAEPLLFHALALFVRLVGPSHEFVATTLVTLGSTRRDLGDFAGADSCLGAALAIRRRVFGPAPEREKAAVEMAQAELAFDRGDAERAVLLARDALQPIETTLPGDDGRVARGRLVLGESLTRAGHPAEAESLLTQALGSLGRTMPPDHWRIAEARSALGACLLALGRRNDAWPELQAGLQGLQQALGAEDVRLRLAESRRAKFGTS
- a CDS encoding ECF-type sigma factor encodes the protein MTSSAPTPRREITRLLHELGRDAADGTSRRARIFELVYPELRRLASGLLARERSGHTLQPTGLVHEAYLRLVDQTSLRPKDRAHFLAIAARAMRNILIDHARAARALKRGAGWQRVTIADGSETASGDPAAAREFQVIELDEALERLGMLDGRAAQVAEMRLFSGMTVRETADALGLSPRTVDDDWAIARAWLSREIRGEAPS